From a single Cyclobacterium marinum DSM 745 genomic region:
- a CDS encoding aryl-sulfate sulfotransferase, whose translation MKKLWMNTTILGLLIFSACNEEVEEVMNEELEETTDTETLFLVADQQNNAAHIITYDGEELFNWDFNSALGNDINLLSDGSLLVCLKADNAAITYGGYGGVFRKINADQSVAWEISYSTEDYTAHHDVEYLSNGNIIFPVWQELSQAEAAEEGFGGNYRLNPESIIEMNPITQEIVWEWHAMDHIIQDEDPSKSNYGSVADNPNKIDINYNYRTRDNGDIMHINGLTLDEENDLLYLTVNNYSEVWVLDHSTTTEEAKTNSGGNYGLGGDLVYRFGNPETYDNIGDATLSNVHYPNLLETGNMLVYANSVYGNQSEVVEYDLNPPYSLVAGQNNEPDVVWTFTDNDLYSSGISSAVRMDNGNTLITEGREGTLWEVTDVGEIEWLYKTNYSTIWRTYVFYKDDPAISALGL comes from the coding sequence ATGAAAAAGTTATGGATGAACACCACAATTCTGGGATTGTTAATTTTCAGTGCCTGTAATGAGGAAGTAGAGGAGGTAATGAACGAAGAACTAGAAGAGACTACTGATACTGAAACCCTCTTTTTAGTTGCTGATCAACAAAACAATGCTGCCCATATAATTACCTATGATGGGGAAGAGCTCTTTAATTGGGATTTTAATAGCGCATTAGGTAATGACATCAATCTTCTTTCTGATGGAAGTTTATTGGTTTGTCTTAAAGCAGATAATGCTGCCATTACCTATGGAGGTTATGGAGGTGTATTTCGAAAAATCAACGCCGATCAATCAGTGGCTTGGGAAATTTCCTATTCGACAGAGGACTATACTGCTCACCATGATGTAGAATACCTGTCCAATGGAAACATAATATTTCCGGTTTGGCAAGAGTTGAGTCAAGCTGAGGCAGCAGAAGAAGGATTTGGAGGTAATTATAGATTAAATCCGGAATCCATTATAGAAATGAATCCAATTACCCAAGAAATTGTTTGGGAATGGCATGCGATGGATCATATTATTCAAGATGAAGATCCCTCAAAGTCCAACTATGGAAGTGTTGCGGATAATCCCAATAAAATTGATATTAATTATAATTACCGCACCAGAGACAATGGTGACATCATGCATATCAACGGACTTACTTTAGACGAAGAAAATGACTTACTTTATTTAACCGTCAATAATTACAGTGAAGTTTGGGTTTTGGATCACAGTACCACCACTGAAGAGGCAAAAACAAATTCCGGAGGTAATTATGGCTTGGGAGGAGACCTGGTTTACCGCTTTGGCAACCCTGAAACTTATGACAATATAGGAGATGCAACCTTAAGCAATGTGCACTACCCAAACCTTTTGGAAACAGGCAATATGTTGGTTTATGCCAACAGTGTTTATGGCAATCAGTCAGAGGTGGTAGAATATGACTTGAACCCACCCTACAGCCTAGTGGCAGGTCAAAACAATGAACCGGATGTAGTTTGGACATTTACTGATAATGACCTTTATTCATCAGGAATTTCGAGTGCGGTTAGAATGGACAATGGTAATACTCTAATCACAGAAGGTAGAGAAGGAACTTTATGGGAAGTAACTGACGTCGGAGAAATAGAGTGGCTCTACAAAACAAATTATTCTACAATTTGGAGGACTTATGTTTTCTATAAAGATGATCCTGCTATCTCCGCTTTAGGCCTCTAA
- a CDS encoding Gfo/Idh/MocA family protein encodes MNKKTLGIGIVGARYGARMHHANYMSLTPGLVEIRGICALTEESAKTFAEDIGVSFVTTDLDELLVREDVDVIDICTPPASHHEIAIKAAEAGKHIIMEKPLTGYFGEPGDAEPIGFHVPRAKMRAGAIQNAEAVREAVRANKVLFCYAENWVYAPPIVKMRNLIAASKGSVLELRAEENHSGSNSFFSKEWKYMGGGALLRMGAHAVGACLYLKQWEGQHRRGKSILPVSVMADTADLIHTEASEYAKKANAHQWISSDPVDVEDWANVVIKFDDGSRATVLVSDVGLGGLNTRVTAYMTDGVVKANMTANNVIETYAVDPETFAGENFTEKLETKAGWNRPSCDEDWFRGFSREIEDFVHSIHESREPLSGIDLAVDVVHVIYAAYQSAEEGRVIQLSTK; translated from the coding sequence ATGAATAAAAAAACGCTTGGAATAGGAATAGTTGGAGCTCGATATGGAGCCCGAATGCATCATGCAAATTACATGAGCTTAACACCGGGACTGGTTGAAATCAGGGGTATTTGTGCCTTAACTGAGGAGAGTGCGAAAACATTTGCCGAAGATATAGGTGTGTCCTTTGTAACGACTGATTTGGATGAATTACTAGTCAGGGAAGACGTTGATGTGATTGATATTTGTACTCCACCAGCCTCCCACCATGAAATTGCCATAAAAGCAGCTGAGGCAGGTAAGCACATTATCATGGAGAAACCTCTTACAGGATATTTTGGAGAACCTGGAGATGCTGAACCAATTGGGTTTCATGTGCCTCGTGCGAAGATGAGAGCCGGAGCCATTCAAAATGCTGAGGCAGTTAGAGAAGCTGTAAGGGCAAATAAGGTCCTTTTTTGTTATGCTGAAAACTGGGTCTACGCCCCACCAATTGTAAAAATGCGTAACCTAATAGCTGCCTCAAAAGGCTCAGTTCTTGAATTAAGAGCAGAAGAAAATCATTCCGGATCAAATTCCTTCTTTTCAAAAGAATGGAAATACATGGGTGGAGGTGCCTTGCTCAGAATGGGAGCTCATGCGGTTGGGGCATGTCTTTACCTCAAGCAATGGGAAGGGCAGCATCGCAGAGGAAAAAGTATTTTGCCGGTATCAGTAATGGCGGATACTGCCGACCTAATTCATACAGAAGCCTCAGAATATGCTAAAAAGGCCAATGCCCATCAATGGATTAGCTCTGATCCGGTAGATGTTGAAGACTGGGCAAATGTGGTAATCAAGTTTGATGATGGGTCAAGGGCCACAGTGTTGGTTAGCGATGTTGGTTTAGGTGGACTCAACACACGAGTTACTGCCTATATGACGGATGGTGTCGTCAAGGCCAATATGACTGCCAATAATGTAATTGAAACTTATGCAGTAGATCCTGAAACTTTTGCAGGTGAAAATTTTACGGAAAAATTAGAGACCAAAGCAGGGTGGAATCGCCCCAGTTGTGATGAAGACTGGTTTCGTGGATTCTCTAGAGAGATTGAGGATTTTGTTCATTCAATACATGAGTCACGCGAACCCCTATCGGGAATAGATTTGGCAGTGGATGTTGTGCATGTGATTTATGCTGCTTACCAATCTGCCGAAGAAGGCAGGGTAATCCAATTATCCACTAAGTAA
- a CDS encoding pectate lyase, with protein MTSKIRELVNYCVAFVLSSMLSILPVLAQQTSTNKSKGEDLKTRVEAAIKKGVSFFHTVNTEGGYVYFVTPDLTKKWGEIPLDNHTIEVQPPGTPAVGQAFLSAYKYTGDQKALEFATEAAHALIRGQNKYGGWNHTINFKNLDMEKVSFDDDQTQSAISFLMAIDQEVNDELIQKATQRALKMMVTTQLSNGGWPHKYPEQGNYHDYATFNDGGINDCIRVMIEAFQFYPEDEAIEKSLRKAARFMNISQLPPPQPGWAQQYNEFLQPAWARTFEPPAVCPAVTVNNINTLIDLYHALGQKTILEPIPDALRWLREIKMENGMWARFVELGTGKPLYYDRPRIRVERLEDLHPERRTGYGYQSDLQARLEASTARYEKAIGLTAEALIKEGLQTKEEVAKRLEEISPQVIQIINEQENTGAWITKNDTFKKRMPDGVRWNGQYLTMDRISSEVFNKNISLLTTYIDLNNQLNKFD; from the coding sequence ATGACTTCGAAAATAAGAGAATTGGTAAACTATTGCGTAGCCTTTGTGCTTTCCTCCATGCTAAGCATTCTACCTGTACTGGCACAACAAACCTCAACTAATAAATCCAAAGGAGAAGATTTAAAAACCCGGGTAGAGGCAGCTATAAAAAAAGGAGTTTCCTTCTTTCACACTGTCAACACAGAGGGCGGTTATGTGTACTTTGTAACTCCCGACTTGACGAAAAAATGGGGAGAAATACCTCTCGACAACCATACGATAGAAGTTCAGCCTCCCGGTACACCCGCTGTAGGACAGGCCTTTTTAAGCGCTTATAAATATACAGGAGATCAAAAAGCCCTTGAATTTGCAACAGAGGCCGCCCATGCATTAATTCGAGGACAAAATAAATATGGAGGCTGGAACCATACCATCAACTTTAAAAATCTGGATATGGAAAAAGTAAGTTTTGATGATGACCAAACCCAGTCAGCCATTAGCTTTTTAATGGCTATAGATCAGGAGGTTAATGATGAACTAATCCAAAAAGCCACTCAAAGGGCATTGAAAATGATGGTTACGACCCAACTGAGTAATGGTGGATGGCCTCACAAATATCCGGAACAAGGAAATTATCATGATTACGCTACTTTTAATGACGGAGGAATCAACGATTGTATACGTGTCATGATAGAAGCTTTTCAATTTTATCCTGAAGATGAAGCCATTGAAAAAAGCTTGAGGAAAGCAGCAAGATTTATGAATATCTCTCAACTCCCTCCTCCTCAACCCGGCTGGGCGCAACAATACAATGAATTTTTACAGCCTGCTTGGGCACGAACCTTTGAACCTCCGGCTGTTTGCCCGGCAGTAACAGTAAACAATATCAATACCTTAATTGATTTATACCATGCGCTAGGCCAAAAAACTATTTTAGAGCCGATCCCAGATGCCCTAAGGTGGTTGCGTGAAATAAAAATGGAAAATGGAATGTGGGCAAGGTTTGTAGAACTTGGCACAGGCAAGCCACTTTATTACGACAGACCTAGGATTCGAGTAGAAAGATTAGAAGACCTTCACCCTGAGCGACGAACCGGTTATGGATACCAGTCCGATTTGCAAGCAAGACTTGAAGCAAGCACTGCACGCTACGAAAAGGCAATAGGTTTGACAGCGGAAGCATTGATAAAAGAAGGCTTACAAACCAAAGAAGAAGTTGCAAAACGATTGGAAGAAATTAGCCCGCAAGTAATTCAAATCATTAATGAACAAGAAAATACCGGTGCTTGGATTACAAAAAATGACACCTTCAAAAAAAGAATGCCAGATGGGGTGAGATGGAATGGTCAATATTTAACCATGGATAGGATTAGCAGTGAAGTTTTCAATAAAAACATAAGCCTTTTGACCACTTATATTGATCTTAATAATCAACTCAATAAATTTGATTAA
- a CDS encoding PorP/SprF family type IX secretion system membrane protein, translating into MRKTKIILLLIACIVFCSKNLRAQDFQFTQFYAAPLNLSPAFAGAMEVTRIGINYRKQWPGLGYDFNAYGLYFDTYIDETNVGFGFSASQFSESLLNIQSTDLAGYLSYKLLLNHQSFLRFGGQLGLVNRSLTLQEMVFGDQIDLLNRTVNPSTIDLLPGEDSKWYPDISFGALLQAPDFWFGMSSSHLSRPNIGFLEDGIGNNLPIKWGVHGGYVKNLDRRLFKTGEMRKVFSVSFNYKRQGTFQQIEVIPQIQVENFIGGLGFRNITRFNELPDQNSINAVLGFSLLNGITMAYSYDYMLNKFSNPAHVSHEVSIYFTDLLKKRFMQTILPCPPSNADWRY; encoded by the coding sequence ATGAGAAAGACAAAGATCATATTGCTCCTTATTGCCTGTATCGTTTTCTGCTCGAAAAACCTAAGAGCGCAGGATTTTCAATTTACCCAATTTTATGCTGCTCCCCTAAACTTGAGTCCTGCTTTTGCAGGAGCCATGGAAGTAACGCGCATAGGAATCAATTATAGAAAACAATGGCCCGGATTGGGGTATGATTTCAATGCCTATGGGCTTTATTTCGATACGTATATCGATGAAACCAATGTGGGCTTTGGCTTTTCAGCTTCTCAATTTTCAGAAAGCTTACTTAATATTCAATCAACAGATTTAGCAGGTTACCTCTCTTATAAACTCCTCTTAAACCACCAAAGCTTCCTACGATTTGGGGGTCAGTTAGGGCTGGTCAATAGAAGTCTTACTTTACAGGAAATGGTTTTTGGAGATCAGATAGATTTATTGAACCGTACTGTCAACCCTTCCACTATAGATCTTTTACCCGGAGAGGATAGCAAATGGTATCCGGACATTTCTTTTGGCGCATTGCTTCAGGCACCGGATTTTTGGTTTGGTATGAGCAGCAGTCACCTCTCTCGTCCCAATATAGGTTTTCTGGAAGATGGCATAGGAAACAACCTCCCAATTAAATGGGGAGTTCATGGAGGATATGTCAAAAATTTAGATAGAAGACTTTTTAAAACCGGTGAAATGCGAAAAGTATTTTCTGTGTCATTCAATTACAAAAGACAAGGAACCTTCCAACAAATTGAAGTCATTCCCCAAATACAGGTTGAAAATTTCATTGGTGGCCTAGGCTTCCGGAACATCACAAGATTTAATGAACTACCGGACCAAAACTCCATCAATGCCGTATTGGGATTTAGCCTTTTAAATGGTATTACAATGGCCTATAGTTATGATTATATGCTGAATAAATTTAGCAACCCTGCACACGTTTCTCATGAAGTTTCGATTTATTTTACAGACCTTTTAAAGAAGCGATTTATGCAAACCATCCTCCCCTGTCCTCCAAGTAATGCAGATTGGAGGTACTAA
- a CDS encoding carbon-nitrogen hydrolase — MKRKYSIAVVQLNLNDSPANNLSKCKDWVEKAANKGAEVICLPELYSSHYFCQSEDVGNFEFAEPLYSTSFTAFSELAKKLGVVIIVPFFEKRMAGIYHNSAYIIDADGSEAGLYRKMHIPDDPHFYEKFYFTPGDLGFKTIPTQKGKIGTLICWDQWYPEAARLTALQGAEILFYPTAIGWHPSEKAAYGVNQHGAWMNVMKGHAVANGTYVAAANRIGLEKYLPGTDGIEFWGASFIAGPQGEILAQASHDQEEILIADVDLDLQENVRQNWPFFRDRRIDFYGEITQRAIDKK, encoded by the coding sequence ATGAAAAGAAAATATTCCATAGCCGTAGTGCAACTTAACCTTAATGACAGCCCTGCAAATAATTTATCCAAGTGCAAAGATTGGGTAGAAAAAGCTGCAAATAAAGGCGCTGAAGTAATTTGTCTTCCAGAATTATACAGTAGCCATTATTTTTGTCAAAGTGAGGATGTAGGTAATTTTGAATTTGCGGAACCTTTATATAGCACCTCATTTACAGCCTTTAGTGAGTTAGCAAAAAAATTAGGAGTGGTAATAATCGTTCCCTTCTTCGAAAAAAGAATGGCAGGAATTTATCACAACAGTGCATATATTATTGATGCGGATGGATCTGAAGCAGGACTTTACAGGAAAATGCATATTCCTGATGACCCACATTTTTATGAGAAATTTTACTTTACCCCCGGAGATTTAGGTTTCAAAACAATTCCAACACAAAAAGGTAAAATTGGGACTTTAATATGTTGGGATCAATGGTATCCCGAGGCCGCTCGATTGACAGCCTTACAAGGTGCTGAAATACTGTTTTACCCAACAGCTATTGGCTGGCATCCTTCCGAAAAAGCCGCATATGGGGTCAATCAACATGGCGCTTGGATGAATGTAATGAAAGGCCATGCTGTTGCCAATGGAACTTATGTTGCCGCAGCCAATAGAATAGGCTTGGAAAAATACCTTCCCGGGACCGATGGCATTGAATTCTGGGGTGCATCATTTATAGCGGGACCACAGGGAGAAATATTGGCTCAAGCTTCACATGATCAAGAAGAAATTCTGATCGCAGATGTTGACTTGGACTTGCAGGAAAATGTTCGACAAAATTGGCCCTTCTTCAGAGATAGGAGAATTGATTTTTATGGTGAAATTACCCAAAGAGCAATAGACAAAAAATAG